caaatttgactttattttatcttttattgtaataatagtttatacataaacacttatatgataaacatTTAAGTTGTAAGCGCTTAATTAAGatatttatccaaacaaagcctCAATCCTAAATCCAGTTAATTTCCAATTGTACTGAATTGCATTGGTATATCATAAATGAGTGTAACAAACAATTAtgaagcaaaaatcaacaaaaccaaaatcaataTTCTTGTAGGAAAATGTGAAAACTACCGGATGATGGTGAAATGGCAGAATCTTGCACCGTAACGGAGAGTGTAAGAGGGGCCATCAATGGCCAACGAAATCAGAactgaaaaaattgaaaacgaagCGAATTAGTTAGTACTGTAGTATTTAACAAACAAAACTTCGATTTTGAGAAGAACTAAAACGACAACAACAGAGGTCGTTTCGAATGTATTCCGAAGAGAGAGATAATTAGTTAACCTGGGAAGTGAAGAGAGGAGAGGAAGGGTGTGCAGAAACAAGTTATCTTCTACTAAGCTGCACGTTAGTTGTTCATATGCTCACAAAAACAAGTATTTAAATCGGgtaatatttgtcaaaaaatcaGGTATACATATTCacgacctaacaattttgacatttagaTTAGTTAAATTATGATTTgtgttataattatttttattaatcatttttttcttcaatatgtttttttgggtCAATTTAGTCatcaaattattaataaaaagagACATTATAAATAATGTATTTACAATTTCAATACAATATTACTCAGGTAAAGAtgaaatacatttttataattaaaataattgtttttgtttgccCTATTTAAATtagtatttgaaattttaatgtAGACAACAAATTATTCTTTGAAGTTTCAACCAACAACTACCGCGAACTGCAGCCGCCccttattttcttaaattttagttgtttcttttttctcGTTCATCAAAGAAACGTGGTTTTAGGataattttttatctaaaatgACTCCTCTAAAATATTTGTTCTTGTTTCGTCATTTTAATGCGACATTGTGTTGGTCGTCATTTTGGTGCTGTTTCACGTCTTTGCGTGGTGTTTGTTTAGTTCATATTGACAAATTATATTCGACTCGGTGCATATTCAATCAACGACTTTTACGTCTTCAACATTGCAGGCTCTAAGACATAGTATTTTGAGCACTTCAATTTCGTCATAATTGTAGGCTATGTCACGTTTGCAAGCATTTTGTCGTTGTATGCTAacttggatgttgtgagtttgttctcaaatttatcttttgaatttttagcaattcaaatttatattattcaaAGCAGTTGAGAAAGAAATTGaattagataaaaaaattattttttatgttaggAAAAGATTGAATTATAATACGATTAGAAGTATATATAACTAAACTCTAttatcttaatataaaaaatcaaacctttcacttaaatatgaaaaatctATCTGTGTAATCTCACTTTCTCCATTATCATTATTCAAAACGAGAAAAAGATTCTCACGAGAATTGAAGAATGATATACCAAGATTGATTTTGTGGAGAAAGCTTCAAACTTTCAAGGagaaagagtttttttttctcctcaGTAAACCTATGGATGTCGACAATTGCAAAAAGAGCTTGTGGAGATGGAGAAGAAAATACATCAGTATACTTtcaaggaaagaaaaaaagtggATGATGATTCTCAACCGACTAATCAGGTTACTGGGGAAATCATTAGCAAAGTGGGGTACTGCTGTGGCCCAATAGACGATAGTGTGTTTAAATGAGTGTGTTAGAGAGTGTGAAATTAACATTCCTTGTAGTCGTTGCAATATTGGTTTGATTTAAATTGACAAATTCATCACTAGTTCAACCAATGATTGGATCATCAACGATACAAATCCACAATCATAAGTACTTTAACCACTTTGATTCGATCACATTATTTGTACGAGTACGCTGTTTTATGCTAAATATTAACATGATATTACGAGTTTTGtttatatatcatattttatattttttaaaatatatattaatataaattaatatatatttattttagtaaaaaaaaagtcctTTAGTTCATTTTGACTTGTTACAACCGGAACAAGTTATTGATCCCTATaaatatgtcaatttttttttttaattcttattAAATATTCAGcagtttttttatcaaaatatttttcgtCAGAACTTTTGGTCcttgtttttaaatcaaatgattaagttttatgtcctatttataatattatcagaatttctatcaaaaaaatttaagtttttaacaaaagatgaattaaatataaatttttaagcattaaaaactttaaaaatacaaataatgcATCCGTTGTTAagcttttgaataaatttttttataatgcaCTAAACAACcgcaaaaaaaatcaaaatttctaaCAATACACGTGAATTGACTTAAAAACAAGGATAAAAACTTGTTGAAATTGTTTATAAGTACtcaaaatgaaatttaaaatacGTATAAGGGCAACAAGTTTATTTTAACCTTTTACTTTATAAGGTTACTAGTGTATAATATGTATACTATTTAGAGAGACCAAATATTTTTCgataatatataatatgtataattattggatgaacataaatttattttaataatattgtaaATATGAGGAATTCTTACTTAGGCACAAATcccaaaaaaatcatttagtcACACACACgagtaaaaaatttaaagaaaaaatgatgcgacattattaattttgctttaacttttttacatttttgaGCGTGtgcttaaataattttttcttgggTTTGTGCCCAAGTAAAAATTTCTCTGTAAATAGTTAAaggatatatttttatttttgtagtaGCAATGTAATTCGTAAGTTTGCacaattatcttttttatttattttaaaaaatatatgcaaaaaaatatgaaaggaaagaaaagagaaaaaaacataagaaaatatgaaaagaaataagagaaaaatacaaataaataaatatcgtttatcttagtaaaaataaaagggaTCAAAGAAATAATGATGTAAGTAAGATTACATGAAAAATTAAGGAGAATGGATCCTAATATATTTATTGTGTATGCATGTAATAATTAGTGGTTGGTGTTTTTCGTGATTGATCCGCATGACTtgtaaaatcatatttaatatatgagAATGAAAAAAGTGTGTATGAtttattcatattaaaattttaattttttaaactatACTTCACAATTGGTTGGTGATATCATGTAAAAGTAAAAGAACAATGAATTAAAGGACAAAAGTTAATTAATTGTAAATGCAAAACTATTTATTCTAATTTCAAGTTAAAATCAACTTAAGAGGAAATGTCAATTGTTACTCAAAATACTTgcaaaaatgtcaaaatcaGCCCTCTGCCATTAATATTATTTCAAATATTCACtagtttttataaaacttacATGTAAACTACTAAAATCTATCCTCCCTAATCCTTACTAACCGCATATGCATACTTTATTATATAAATGTTAAGAAAATTAATACAAACCCAATCAACATGCTTCTAACTATATGAATTCCTCCTCTCAGCATGCTTCCACCACTATAAATTTCTATAGGGAACACACAACTTCCATTTGATGGATCTTTTGTTACAATAGTACCTGTTCCTTCAAAATTACATGCTTCAACACTTTGTTGATTCATTTGAAAGAATTGGTTGTAAGCATATGAAATATTACCCGGTACATCCAAATTTCCACAAGAACAACCATAACATAAGCTTGTACAATCACCTGCTTCACAAGCAAAACTCAAAGATCCATAAGCTGCACTCAAGTTTTTTACATCTTGACTTAGGACACACCATTTACGGTCTAAATAACGAACACCTTTTGCTCCAATAAGCCATTTATCTTGTCCTTTCCCCGACAAATCAATCGGAAACTTAGGTTTTCCATCAAAATGGAAAATCCCCCAGTGACGCTCAAAGTCACCTGGTGCAACACTCTTCAAATTCTCATCAACAAGACCAAAGAGATATACGTTCATAGGCCCTGGACGAAGTGGCGAACCTTCTTTGTTTGCCATTTTCTTAAGGAAACCTTGATAGAATCTTTTTGCATTATCTGGATTGGCATGGTGGTGACCATCCGTTGGCCAACCGATTTCACCAATCATAATTGACACATCAGGGTGACCAACTTTTTTTAATGACCAAACAAGTGTATCGAAGTTTGCATCAAACACGTTAGTATATTGTTGATTGTCGTCGGTAATTGTTCTACTTGAACTATCAAAGAATGCATAATCTTTAGGGAAAGCTTCATTTTGGTATAGACTTAGAAAAGGGTATATGTTCACTAAAAATGGTGATTTATTTTCATCGAGAAACTGCACTATTTGTTTCATAACGTCAGAAATGTCGGCACGAAAATTTCCACCTGACGGTTTGTCTGAACTAGTGTCGTATACATCAGCATTTAAAGCTGTGGTCACCTTTATTTTGTCTCCCAAACCAGCTTTATTAATAGCTTTTTGAACATTTTGCATTGCTGGAAATGTAGTCCCTATATATGAACCACCATAACTCTTCAAGAAGGCTTCATTACCAACAGATATATATCTACAATAAAAGGCGAAACAAAAATTTACGATATGTTTTACAttgatttcaaaataaatttgtataGACCCTCTGATTTCACTATTAAAACGATGATTTACTCGTAAATTTATGATatgttttacaaaataaaacacgaaaaatatatatataaattaccTTATGTTCACTCCTCCATCATGCATGTGTTTAGAGACATTGTGTTTAACAAAATCTTCTGCTTCATCCATATCTTTAGATAGTTTCTTCAACTGATCATTAGGAATTCCAACCATAACTTCAATGTCTGTGCCAGCAAAAGCACCTAAAATCCAAGGATCTGTATCAAAAATCTTGACCCTTTTAATTCCATTATCCTTAATCATATTCACAACAATATGAGGATCAATTGGATTAGTGGCTAATAAACCCCAATTAACACCAACACCTTGTACAACTTCTTGACAACTACATTGTTGGAAATGAGCTAGAATAATTATTGCACACATAAGAAACTCTATTCGAGCCATGATTAGTGAGTaattaagtgaaagtaacaaaaGATAGAGTTAATTAGTGAGTGTACACATTGTATTGTTTGTACTCTTAAGATTGAATGATCAATATTATATGAGCCACAGTTGGATGTTAATGCGTGTGTTTAGTTTGATACAGAGTCTAAATAAAGCTTTAAAATAGAATTGGTTACTTACTTAAGCTATTAGTGTAACTAATTTTCTAAGTATAGTTTTTCTTCTTTGACTAAAATTTTCTAATTATAGTTGTTACTgactcttaatttatttattaacatgaaattcaaatatattcaTACTTATGATTTACATAGAGAAAACAATTGATAAAATCACGCTGGTTTAAAAATTGCATTAATCAATGTGTGCTGTTGCCAAAGAACGTGAGACTTATTTGCATGTGATTGTAGCATGATGAATTAAACTGACTCACTATGATCAATTGAATTTACTCATATTTGAGGGGAGATTATTGTGTATAAAGTGTAAGTTGAAAGTTTCCGTATTGTCTGAAGTGATGGAcgaacaaaatataaaaatacaagtAATGTGACTCATAAATTCAatccgtaattttttttttataaagatgtAACGTCTCTATCACTTGTGTTGTCACTCTTAGTTTAATGTGAATGATCATGGGCTCCCGTCTAAATCCAACAAAGAGAATTTATGATCTATTTAAATTCTATAAGACTCAAGAGGTTATAATATATTGTGTggttacaataaaaaaattcacaataatTTACCgagttatttatatttgttgTCCGCACAGAGTACTATAATATActgtagtcatttttattttagattttgtcataaattttcattattGGAGTCTCTATTCTATTTCTTTTCCATCATAGTAGGAGTAAATGAGTAATCATGTTTCGCTGAGTCTCGATTATTGAAACATGACTACAACGTGTTACGTGACACAAgcggaaaacaaaatacaatgataaaaaaaataaaaaaatatatagattatAGGAACCGTAGATTATCTAAAAAGTTTAATATGAATTTTCCCATtcagcttcttaaaaaaaataaaatttctcattCATTTCTATCGGTAGATTATAGACTTAATTGAAGTTTATTcctctattttattaaatttgtaaTTGAAATTGTGAGTCAATTTGATAAGTGAAACTAAATGTCTCAATTATAAACAATCCGGGAGACTGAGACCAAAATTGAGAAATTTAAAATAGAGGATTGAAatacaaaaaatgataaaataaatgaaccaaaattatatgattatatttaaacCACCAAGGTATTTTTACTCGATCTGTATGATCTCccttgtattttgttttttatggaCATTGAAGACCGTTCCCATATTTTCTTTCGTTGTTTTTTTATCAAAGGTGTGTGGAATGAGGTTTTTAGATAGATAGGATGTAGTTTGACACCAGATTTGGAAGGATGGAATTGCACTTCGGAAATATGATTAAATCTTAAAAAAGTAATCATATTAGACACTTGATTTGGTTAGCTACCACTTGGTGCATATGAAACCTTAGGAATAATGTGATTTTCAATGGACTTTGCCTAATGCTGACTCTTTATTGAACGATATTAAAGGTATATCTTGGGTTTGGTTTAGTGGTCGATCCGGACGCCATTCTTTGTTGTCTTTTTCTGAGTGGTGTTTTGATCCTTATGGTTGTTTTCAAAGGATACTATAATTTGCTGTGCATTGTAGGGGATTGAGTACCCAttgtactcccttataatactattttgcttataaaaaaatgattatatttAAACTATTTTCTAAAAACTTTGAAGTAaggtttgttaggagacaagtgaaGATAATTGCTCATACTCTTTCTCGGACGGTCAATTCTTAGATTAATTTTCGTAGATTTAAGATTATTCCCTTATACATTTATACATTCATCTGTGTAGAGCACTCATTTGtgccaaaaaaagaagaagcagAGAACTCACTCGCAAAAGTAGGGTACGTGGGATGCACGGATATACGGTTTAGTAGTGTAAATGTA
This portion of the Trifolium pratense cultivar HEN17-A07 linkage group LG3, ARS_RC_1.1, whole genome shotgun sequence genome encodes:
- the LOC123913979 gene encoding glucan endo-1,3-beta-glucosidase 8-like — protein: MARIEFLMCAIIILAHFQQCSCQEVVQGVGVNWGLLATNPIDPHIVVNMIKDNGIKRVKIFDTDPWILGAFAGTDIEVMVGIPNDQLKKLSKDMDEAEDFVKHNVSKHMHDGGVNIRYISVGNEAFLKSYGGSYIGTTFPAMQNVQKAINKAGLGDKIKVTTALNADVYDTSSDKPSGGNFRADISDVMKQIVQFLDENKSPFLVNIYPFLSLYQNEAFPKDYAFFDSSSRTITDDNQQYTNVFDANFDTLVWSLKKVGHPDVSIMIGEIGWPTDGHHHANPDNAKRFYQGFLKKMANKEGSPLRPGPMNVYLFGLVDENLKSVAPGDFERHWGIFHFDGKPKFPIDLSGKGQDKWLIGAKGVRYLDRKWCVLSQDVKNLSAAYGSLSFACEAGDCTSLCYGCSCGNLDVPGNISYAYNQFFQMNQQSVEACNFEGTGTIVTKDPSNGSCVFPIEIYSGGSMLRGGIHIVRSMLIGFVLIFLTFI